The genomic region aaaaattggttgtctgtaaagtcggtttactgacgatagttgaacgtgacaacaaaggccgattgtgcttctttgtcgctcgtcccgcgctctcgcttgcacttcaagccttacatggaacgcctcagagcgaggtaacgccgcatgagtcatgttttttcgtgtcaaaaaattagtaaaattagcTTCTTTTTCTTTCAGTTTACAtcgtttaattaaaaatacgactatattaatattattatgcaccTACCGGTTTTTTAATACTAAAATTGACGTCATCAACTATTGTAATGTgctatcagttttttttaattacctaggtacctacatttttctCTAGGAATTAACCATAGAATACAAGACTTTAAAAAAGTTGGAACGGTCgactagtaataataaattagatttaaaaatctcttcatattattaggtatttatttaaaaactgttttttgaCTAGTCATTAATGTtcgttaaataaatttaaaaaaggcTATTTACTATCGTCCAGAAATATTGTTTCaatttagtattaaaatattcgaagtaaattattatttaccaagTACTTAGACTAGATGAATTTGTTTTTACAGATATCTCTGGTATTCGTAATTAACTATGCACGGATTCTATGTCTGACCAagcaaacatttttttaaacaccgAACCAAACAAATATACCTAATCTAATGCATGCAATGGTTAGTGTCAACTATTAACTAATATTGACTATCTACAATCGCTCACCATATTAAAATCACCTAATCACTTACTTACCTACGAGCAAGTATTTCATATTGTTATAGGCTctgttaaaagaaataaaacttatttcaatGGACATAGAAATCGAGCATAGCAaaagatttaaaataatttgttaacttcaaataaataaacatcgattaaaataaaaaaataaaatctattctcTACAATCTCTCGGTGTAGTAACAATAGAATTTGGTTAAATTAAACAAGTAGGCAATCGTAAGTAGGTGTCTTATCTCAAtttaatattctaaaaaaacatAAGCAATTCCTTTgtctttaattacttaatagttCGATACGTTGAACGCATTCGATGTcgttttataaatatgtataatataaataataataataatattactcttTTACATAAAATGTGATCTCTCGTCTTTATTATATCTAGATGTAAAGTAGTCGCGTCGGTTATCttctatatataaatataaaaggaaaagctgactgactgactgacatttataatcgcacagctcaaactactggacggatcgggctgaaatttggcatgcagctattacgACGTGTTAagactattttttattactgCATGATATTAAGAAAAACCTTTTGCTGACTAATTTGGAAAAATGTCATTACGCGCGCGTTTTTATTACAACCGCGCGTAAAAAAAATCCcatgaacaatttttttaaattctcatcTTCTGCATGTTCTATGTAGTTTCACTCCCGACGCGACTGCTTAAAGGATCTAGGATCTGCCTTATAggtgttttttaaaaatgtacctcCGAGTTATCTCTATTTATACGTACTCGTGTCATGTGAATATAAACTGTGCGTctaaatttatatttacatagtatttatatattataaatatatattagttgtaatataaataaagttgtataataattataattaaaatacctaGTCCTAAATATTCCGCCGCGTATCGCGGCAATATTGCCTTAGAACTCTAGAACTATTttaatataacaaaaatatacctaatactttgtaaaaaaatataatttgaatcCTGTTATTGTTCAGGGTTATTCAATAACTATCGGCATTTTAATTAGCTTTGAATTTATACCATTTTAAACACAACATAATAATTGCTCTTGGTACACCTCTAAAATAAAGTTTTGcaaattttttcataaaatatgacaaaataataaaaattgctacatcttatttaatttttgactctATAATACTACACATACCATAGATTTTTTGAGACGGATCCTTTTAGTAGAACATCTCTTAGAAGTAAAACTCTTTGATAATATCAAGCCTAGCTCAAAGTTTAAGAAAAAAAGTTGTTTGTTATATATAAATTCACAGCAAAAAAATGGCTGtatgttaaaaataaccttGTATAATACTACAATACACTtgtgaatattattttcaaaaatttggaTAGTCCCGCattgtttaaatataaattgtaaaatcatTCGGGGTatcatttttacaatatttcgtaagttttgaatttatgaatattgtataattgtacaatttgaaaatttaatgcataattttctaataaaatttaGGTTTAAACTCACAGACTTGAATTGTGTTTTTTCGACTGAATGTGAGTGAGACTGTTGATGTATTCGTGTTATTTGAATtgaatagtgtttttttttaaattatatgctgaactaaaatattattaataaattaaaaatttaacatgTTACTTGTTTCCTTAATTAAGTCTTCTGACTCAAATTAATTGGCATTGAATTAAATATAAGCTAAATCAATATTAAGAACTTCATAAAATACTTCTAGCATTTCTACATCTTATTTGAGTCTACAAAATAAAGGTGCATCCAGATCATGTAGGTAacataaaatgttataaaacttTTGTTACATAACACATCATTGTTTTATGAGCTAACATGACGTGTTCATACTACTTAAAAGTAGTACAGATATTATGAATAGGATAgaatcaaaatttattattcaaataaacttttacgaaGTGCTTTCGAATAGGAATCTACCACTGCTTCATTCCGAAGCAGTGGATCTTTACTTGAATTATTCTTCGTACTGAGAAAGACCAGCAAGGAATGCTGACGCATGTGTTATACAGGATGTTcagtaattagtatataatgactacacctacccatgctactttgatctgataaatacaatgctgaagtataatgacgaaattaaattataaaattttccatacaaaatttaattcttttttatgtCAGAGTTTTCATTACCCCAACGTGCCCTAattcactgagatcgttggtcaTCTTTAAATAGGCGAAgtcaacgatctcagtgagttacgGCACGTTaaggtcatgaaaactttgacatttaaaaaaaaattaaattttgtatcgaaaaatttataatttaatttcgtcattatacttcagcattgtatttattagatcaaagtagcatgggtacgtgtcgtcattatatactaattaccaaacaccctgtataatagaTGATCAAAGGAACTTCTTGAAGTGAAGTTCGATCGTTATTATATGATTCGCTTCATTCGAAGACATTACGGAAGATATTCGGTTgcaatttgttttaaatttaatattttttttcaaactattCTAGTGTACTCATATCAATTAGATAAGTACTTTAGAATTCGTGATAATTTATAGATATTTCGATGTTTGGaaattttaagcaataaagtgtttcttttttgaaaaattcattcctttcaaaataagatttttttcatattttgacTAGTCGTTACACcgaaattaagttttaaaataaatactttataatattcaatGTCTCAAATTACAATTAACTATGTTATTATGAATGTATTATATTTTAcgaatttaaaaatcttattcaaactggaattaaaaataattaagggCCTATTTAGgtttgttttacaaaaaaaaatgacgtaAAACAAATTTGAATAAACCTCGCTCTACACTCACTTGCAATCGCAACTTTTCGCAGTCAGTCAGTCCCGTTGTCGCAAATAACAAAACCCATATTGGACGAGAAATGTCACGAAATAATTATGAACGCGCTGCCGAGAAATTATCCTCAGTTATTTTCTCGGATTTCACGGGCGAGTGAAGAGCGGGCTTATCTATGCcctgattattaaaaaaatacttatctattattaaaaaaaaaattgtaagactGACTCTTCGAAAtcgttttgtaaatatttagttggttgtaaatattttttcataatacacaatactaattttattttaaaataaatggtattcttacttacttacataatatttgtctcattataatatttaatttaactataTTTATTTCGGGTTGTGTTCTGTTTCTTTGTGATAAGattattaatatacttaatcgaacgagtaataaaactgtatattacAGTACCTAATAACTTCGCTTCGACTGAGGGAAATTAGATAgcgaaaaacaaaaatgtaatgAATCGACGTTTGGATCGATGTTTGGCTCTATTCGTTGTTTATTACGACCAATTTTacgttttcaaataaaaataagtaaaatgcAGAATTCTGTAGTATGGAAATTACACATGTAATTGAAGTCTGCGGTGAAAATAGCAAGtggacttttttttaatgttttgttgCAAActcagatttttgaaaatgtctCAGCCAATCATCGCGTGCGTCCGTTCGCTGCTGTGACAGACATGACGTGTTTTGTTCGCGAGAGCACCGTCTATCATTTTCCTTTAGTCTGTGTTGTTCATTTGATCgttacctatttaatttaagtacttacttaatgctcaaataaattaatcttaagTTATTTTGTTGGAgtgattgaaaaaaaatgtttgtttaacCAACTTGTTTATTCTGCAATAAGCGaataaatagtttattcaaGCCGTTTTGCAAAATCCTCAAacttttaatgtaaaaaaaaccaGAGCGACTTAACTGTGCACCTCCTCTCGCTCTCTCACTACGTTTCTCGTATCTATCTCTCGCTCGCTCGCATTGTGGCGATATCGAGTTGCGGTGCACAGTTAATTTGTAGGTGTGAAGGCTGAAATATTTTCTCAGGGTTCATAATAGCCAAAAGTTCTTAGCTCCCATAGTGTAGGTAATTGCGGAGAAATTTTTTCACctttacctactaagtatgaTGTTAGGTCTGACACTCATGGGCTCTTGGACCATAAGATAAGTTTTCTAAAGGCGTAAATGCATTACTTTGAAGTAACGCAACAAAGGTGATGGGTGTCATACAATACATTTTACATACAGTCTGtttaaagtacgctctatacTATACATCTCAACCTCAGCCAACACAAGTCACAAGTCGTTACACGCTACAACACAATGTGTTTGCAACTTTATGATCATTAGCTGAGTCTACACCTGACGATCCACCGCGCGAACCAAACGCACGTAACTACGAACCGAAAACTTAATTTGATATAATCCCCTAAAACAGATAAATCGCAATATGCGATATCTACTGCCCGCTCTTCCACTGCTAAACatacaggaaaagccagccacaaagcaagcaatacgcgcCACCACCACGCAACGCCACACAAATTCCCCAAAATACACTctacgcacgtttcgctccgacactggagcatcctcaggaaatgtagaccttaaaaataattgtaatcgTGGTTCCTTGTAactatatcatggactttctCAAAGTTACGCCTATTTGGCGCGGCGCGGCAGTATAGCAAGTTCCTAAAGCTGGATCGCAAGAGTACAGTCCACGTTATATGCTCCACGATCCTGGATCGTACGTAGATCGCAGGTTGCCGATCCAAAATGGATCGTACGGTGTAGAGCGGACTATCGCGTAGCGTCATGAGCGTGGTCTAACTTTTTCCTATACTCTTTGTTCAAtactttatattaataataattgtacttacttatatctatttttactaagttcaaataaaattgtcttGTGAGGTTGATACGTTGATAATACTCTGAATTGAATAAAGTTATTGTGTATTTTTCTctcaatatttatatatttgggaaattcaataaattatacTGTTACTCATTTTGTGTGTTTATTTCATTCACCTCTCGAAAATATCCGAAACAGTCTCATGCCCGGAACTTCGTccggttttaagttataaaaaatCGCATGGGGACTTctaattttccagaataaaatgTCCATCTCCAAAATGTAATCTATCTCTTTCTCAGATTTCATCAAGATCGTTTCAATAGTTGAGTCATGAAAAGGTAGCCGGCAAATAGATACCTAGAATTTCTCATTTAAGGCCTACACAGATGTGGACCTGTTCTCGAGGTACTTTTTTGTGtcttcgaaactagtcgggcatactACAACTAACACGTGAGTTCAGCCGACAGACATTTATATTTTTGGTTTTGGtttattaaaaacatatttaaaatgCCAATCCTTGAGGGGTCTGTGCTCTATAGTGAGTTGacgatgggttgttgatgatgatgatgaataaaaaaccaaattatCTTATCACAGCCTTTATTCTCTCTAACGACTGATATTTACCTAAAAGTTGCATCATTTCCGCCACACTCGGCCCTTCATTCAACCCGCTGAGAGCCGACCGAAGCATTTTCATCAAAACCGGGAATTTCACATCATTAGTATCAGAAAACTTTCTTAAATTATCCTTTATCGTATCCTGTTCGAATTTCTCTAAATCCTCCAAACTATTGAGTAGTTTTTCGAATAAACTTCTGTTTATTTCTAACTTATTTGAGGGTAGTATCCATAAAAATGCAAATTTCGGCGAAACTAGATCGTCTATCCTCGAAATTCTTGATGTAGACCAGTCTAGCACACTTTTTACGTGTTCTTCTGATATATTGAGGGTTTCTTTTGGATATTTTTGTGTAACTAAGTTTTGTACGTTAGTTATTAGAGCTTTAGTGAGGTTTTCGTCTTTCAAATGACGTTTTATTTCTAGGCGATTACATTCTTCGAGCAAATCTGGGTTTAAACGACTTGGGTGTGAGGATATCTTCCTTATTTGGAACTGGAATGACAAAacgattatttaaaataataaaataaatataaaaacacaaaattaatttatcgtGAACATCTTTTTGTTTGTGATGTATGCACAAATTGACGGTTCTCGGATTGGcggttaatttaaaataataataattagttttggCTTTAAgtagccaaatttcatgaatctagatcatcgggaagtaccctataggttttctcgacagacacgacagacagacagacaacaaagtgaacccataagggttactttttcttttgaggtacggaaccctaaaatcaacATATTAAGTAGACATACATATTACTTTTAGATGTTTATATTGATAtttgtatttatcaaaaaatatctCCTCAAATGGACTATTATTATACTTGAAAGCTTCCTTTTGGGTTTCTGTATCTCACCTCAGAGGCCAACTCTTCCATTGTTTTGAGTCTGACTCCCTCGCCCACGACGTGGTCAAAACCTCCGCCTGATAGAGTGATGTAATTCACGAGTGCCAAAGGGAATATTCCTGAAAATAGATTTCTTAAGAGCCCCGTTCATGAAAGCGACAACTCGTTGGTGAGTAGAGcttaaaatagtgctgtttTCACGATTTAGGATATAACGTAATTTTTGCGTGTCACTCTTTCTTTCTAATCGCATCACACCTCGAGAGAGGCTGGGTGAATGAATTCTGCTtgagatacaagatttttttagtcaaaaacggGAAAGGGACAATCCAAATCGACGCGACGTTTGGATTACGCCTatttttcccaaaaaaaaaaaaaaaaaaaaatttactacacaaaaatttgaaattatcaTAAAGTAAAGTGTGACAATATGAtgttgttaatttttcaatattctagtttcttatataatttgtttacgctcgaagttgcctcaaaatttgccctaaaatagagatttttcaaggattaacaactttcaaaataaatataatttgactttattattttagagCATAGATAATGAAGAGATAGATCGATATCTGGCTTAATTTTAGGTCTGTTACagcaaataatagaataataggtataatacttTTCTATGGAGATAAGCGCCACCTTAACAGACGAAATTAATCATACTAATTAATCCTATGGTTGTGTccatagatggacagacaggggcttagtaataaggttctGTTGGTACCCTTTGGGCACACAACTCTAAAAAGAGTATTACTTATTAATCTTTTCCACCGAGAAGACAAATTCTGATAAAATTTAATACCTTTGTTTCTGTAATCTTCAACTTTGACATCACTCTGTCGCTTGCTTAATTTGGTACCATCTGAATTGACTATTAAAGGTAGGTGTCCGAATTTCGGAGGCGTCCACCCAAAGGCCCTGAAAATAACAATCTGTTTAGCTGTTAATAGatagctatttatttaaacacctTTGCGGGGTAATCTTTCTGTACCTGCAAGTATTAAGTATTCTTTGCTAATATTTAAGCAATCATAATgaaggactagctgatgcccgcagcttcgcccgcgtggattggtcagatcctctgcagcatcagaattgaggagttggactccaaattttttatgaaacaatgtcgcaaagttcctctatcgattaaaaaagaaatgacgcaaatcggttcagaaatctcggagatttcggtgtacataggtagaaaaacacaactccctttttgaaagtcggttaaaaaagtagcctatgttactccctggtcaattctctacttgtctgtgaaaatcccgtcaaaatcggttcaaccgttcccaagattagccttttcaaacagacagacagacagataaaattttaaaaacgtgtgattcagttatagtatcgttcaaataaccatatgaccttaatatgcggtagttatttcgaaattacagacagacactccaattttattaattagtatagtatagataatatattaaaattttcttacTTATAAATCAATAGATGCTTAGTAGTGGATATCTGCCACTCGACACCACGTAAAACATGAGAGATCTCCATCAGATGGTCGTCCACTACATTGGCAAAGTGGTATGTTGGATACCCATCACTCTTCATCAGCACCGGGTCCCCTTCCACCATAGACACATCGTAGGCTATACCACCGAATATCATGTCTTCAAATGACATACATTCTGATGACAACTATAACATCCAAGATgaagaattaaattattttgcatatttttaaataggtatcaaaaattgcagaaccggcaggattcgaacctgcgacTCCTTGAGAATTGCTCCTGGATGCCTTAGAACTACTAGTGCCGAAATTTAAGATATGTATTTTCTATTAGTGCTTACTATGCTAtgttgatttaaaaattatttggaaatttccttgaagtgtggataaaaacactatcataaaaaatcataaataatttattttggaatGATGAAAATCGGAAGAATCCTAGGGTGGCttcattttcatattattcTCCTTAACATTAGTGACAAAAAAtaagtagagcttgtctattttaaaatgacgcgccccaccaccgcaatttacacatctaagtcaacaaaattatgtagtggggcgcgtcatttcaaaatatacAAGCTCTACCTAGGTATAGGAACATCATTAGATTCAGATTGTTTGGTGATGCACTCTTGAAAAAGCCTATGTCAGCAaatggacgcatacaggctgatggaatggaatggaataaaaaaatagtacctTAAATCTTATACAGTACGGTGTTCCTGACTTCATTTTAGCATCAACATCTTCCCTTGACAAGCTTCGGCACTTGTTATCATACTTGGGTATCCGCTGGTGCCTCACAGCATCTCTCTTGAGTATGTTGAGCCTTCGCTCAGTGCAAAAACATTTGTACGCTGAGCCGTTGTGAAGGAGTTTCTTTATGTGTTCCCTGTGAAATGACATACAAAGGTATATTGAACAATTTTCTTTCATAGTTAgtacattttttgaaataaataggataaataaaatacatatttatttcacGAATAGTAGTAGGCATACTGGGATTCTGAacctacatatatatatatacatatatattgtGTATGCTTATCATTAGAAAGTAAATTATAAGTTCTTGTTAAACACCTTTCATTTTATACTTAACTAACAATAATATCATCTTACTTCTAAtctaattgttatttattatatttccaTTTAATAACATGGTAACAAGTAAATACAGTAAGTACAGATAAATGGATCTATGCACCTCAAAACTAGATTGGTGAAAACCTTAAC from Maniola jurtina chromosome 4, ilManJurt1.1, whole genome shotgun sequence harbors:
- the LOC123864379 gene encoding probable glutamate--tRNA ligase, mitochondrial, producing the protein MWIKTLSCFFISPRSTLYRSVKTIAPRVRFAPSPTGYLHLGGLRTALYNYFYAKSRGGVFILRIEDTDQSRKVEGSVQGLVNDLEWAGIECKEGPGKGGLYGPYVQSERLNIYQEHIKKLLHNGSAYKCFCTERRLNILKRDAVRHQRIPKYDNKCRSLSREDVDAKMKSGTPYCIRFKLSSECMSFEDMIFGGIAYDVSMVEGDPVLMKSDGYPTYHFANVVDDHLMEISHVLRGVEWQISTTKHLLIYKAFGWTPPKFGHLPLIVNSDGTKLSKRQSDVKVEDYRNKGIFPLALVNYITLSGGGFDHVVGEGVRLKTMEELASEFQIRKISSHPSRLNPDLLEECNRLEIKRHLKDENLTKALITNVQNLVTQKYPKETLNISEEHVKSVLDWSTSRISRIDDLVSPKFAFLWILPSNKLEINRSLFEKLLNSLEDLEKFEQDTIKDNLRKFSDTNDVKFPVLMKMLRSALSGLNEGPSVAEMMQLLGKYQSLERIKAVIR